The DNA region AATCAAGAACCGGAAATAACCATTACAAAAGTTTCCAAGCACAAATCCAACAACGATCGGAGCCAGAATCGAAACAACAAGCCCTAATAACCCTAATCTCAACATGATTCCAAGGTTATCACACGAAGCAAACGAGATTAAGACTTAAATAAGCAAAAGAAACGTACCGATTAGAACTGCGATGTAGAAGAATGGAAtctaagagagaaaaagagagagaaatgactTTTGTGGGTTattttgggggttttttttaGTTCTTGTTTTGCCTTGATGGGCTGGGTTTATGCTTAGTGGAGAGAAATTATGCGTGATCTGTGAGGTGGTGGTTCATATAGAAGGGGTGAGGGGCATTTATGGATTTCCATTGCTTTCAGAaggggtttctagggttttgggGGTCTGTGAGACAGGTGCTGTTTGTTGAGGAAGGtaccatttctttctctctttctgccgcagagagtgagagagagaaagaggaagcgCGTAGAGAGTATAAGTCAGCTAGTCGTCTGAAAACGCCGTCGTTTTGTCGCGGTCATTCCTGACGAGATTCATTAATCTGTCTTGGGTCTCACGGAAGTTCATTTGATCGGCCAAACGTTTTGCTTTGGATTCAGGTATTCTGTTATTAAGCTGTTCAGATGGTTATTGCAATTTTCAGTAAATTATTGGTTAGTTTAAATTgctaaattatataaaatttggACCGTCAGATTATTTATTCAAACAGATAAAATCTTATATAAATTGTTCAAATTATTAAAGATTCTAATTCGCTCGAGACAAGAAAATCTTGTAGCCCTTTCCCTTCAAGGGTtcaaatttttatatcatttagaATCTTAGATAAcctaataaaaagaaattttgatcCGTTGCTTTATCCTTCCACTAATCATTTACCAATACCGTGAGAGTAAGTGGCCATGGCCACaaaaaaatctagaagaaagaaagagtaggTCATGgcataatttattttaactaatgGAATATAGTTAATCCTTTTTAGTCTTACGGTATATGAAGAAATCTCTTCTTAATTTTTAGGAACAATAATTCAAGAAAGATTGGCTATGATTTAAATTAGTCTGAAAATTGTTAAGAGAggatatttgtgtgtgtgtaagtGGTCATGTTTAGGAACtgcattaaaaatataatgattaatttggGCACACTAATTTCATATATTCTtattatcatcatcataatcacCAACTTGAAGAATTTGGTGGGTGTGGACCATGAGCTACAATTGGAAAACagaagtgtttttctttttttcttctttatttttttttttgaaaattgggtAGTCAAAGACCTAAAGTTCTCAATTATTGTTGATAGGATCGCACTTTATCGATTAAAAACATGAAGCAGTATGTGACTAACTGTGCCATCCACTTCTTGGTGTCTCCGACGCACTGTAGGCTTGGACCTTGTGTTTAGATTTTTCGTgaccaaattatatatatatatatatattttttcaaaccatatatatattttttaatatacttTCAAACGAGACACTTTATGTGATTTGTTTTAAAACATGCTTTTGGCTTACGAAATTGTAGGGCAAAACCGCACTCTATGATACATAAACATTAGTTGGATGTGTGATTTAGTCCCGAAAGAGGTAAAATAAAATCTAGGATTCAaatatagattaaaaaaaaggagtatTAAAGAATTGATTTATCTGTTCTTATGAACTTAAATTTTTAGCACAAGTGGTGATATAACATGGTACTAGAGACAGATTATGAGTACGATCCTTGACTCTACAATTTAcctcttatttaattaaatattataaatgtTGAGctttacatataaaaaaaatattaaaatattaattaaataattaaatttacttatttctaTTCCCTTAAATGTTTAGGACaaataataacttaaaataCAATTGCCTCTTTCTTTAAATTGCCTCTGTACTCATAAAAAACATAGGAGGGATGCCCAATGGGCCAACTACACTCCCAGCTGCTTGCTTAACTGTCCAGTGGGCTGTACGGAGCTTAGGCCCATATTGTCCAGCGATACTGCTCTTGCTTTTCCCACTGCCGGTTCATGGGCTTTCGGGTACCATCCAAAGTGTTCATTTGGCTTGTTGATTCCAAAAtgtacaaatgaaaaaaataaataaaaaatagtgttttcaaaatacaattaacaaaagtgtaatttttaaaatcatttgtTCTTAAAAAAGCACATGTTGTCTAGGgtttaaaaatgtgattttttttttttcattttttaagctGCCATTTTTTTTCGAATGCACtcctaaataaatattttttgcaattttatttaaacaCGTACATTTGACCTGCAAAATTACAGAGTCAAACACactcaaagaacaaaaaaaaataataaagagcCTTTTATGGTCTCTGTAAATCATCTCCTAGCatgatattttttcttcttaccacaaaaacagttttcacttttatgtcatattacaacatttttttaaaccGAATACAAAGAAacctcaaaacacattaacaaacatagtcGTATATCTATCAATTAGATCCTTTCTTTATCCATACGCTAAAGGATTTCTTCGCATTTGGACTTCTATGAAGTTTCTTACATTTCTTTGCTACAGCTGataaaaatcattgttttggaCACCACACACAagcagggagagagagagagagagagagagagattgggtaggtttattaatttattagatGCCAGAGGTTTCTTTTCTCAATTCTTATTGTAGCATATATGGTATATTTACAGAACCATATAGGCATATGAACTAAACGAAAAGAGGACCTATAATCATAAACCTTAAacaataaacttaattattactttaattaGATTATAGAGTTGTTGCTTTGCTAAAAGCAGGCCTTTCGGTGTTTTTCCTTGACTTGGAACTTGAACAGTCACATGCACATGCCACGCATGTGGATcgctgttttcttttttttttttctttttctttttttttttcttattcatgcATGTGCAGCCTTCATGCTTGACCAGATATAAACTGCTCATGTGATTCCTTTCTTCTGGCCAAAAAAGAGAAGACCATGTGAACGACCCAGACCCAAATTCATTCCTAGGTATATCTAATCCATTACAAAGATTAGAAGCAATGAACAAATTAGACATTTCAGACCAAAAATAGATGGATAATCTATCATTCCTTCATTTAATATATAGTCATCCATATTTCCATAATATATAATCGTTTTTGAgatgacaaagttttcctcaaaTATGGGTCGGAAGAAATTCCTATAAATcagtttattaaactaatatttgtGCTTCGAAAATTATACTAAGATACCACCCCGGCCGGGTCTAGAATGAATGAATCTATAATTGATAAGCAATGAAACCTGAAACTGCTGCAACACTAACCTTAGAAGCTAAGTGGCATCTCTTCCCCTCTAAATGAGAGATCTTTGATTTAGCAATGGAAGAAATTCGGAAAGGGGACGGTTACCAATTATTATGTAGTCCACTATTTATCTGACTGaggaaaagggaagaaaaactGAAGCTATTGTTTTATTTGGATTGTGAAAGAGCTGAAAATGACTGGAAACCTAATtccctttcttattttttcctccGGTTGATAgaagaaccttttttttataagtcaaTCTCAACAGAAAGTTCATAGTGGTGGAACCCAagtatacaaaaatataaaaaacaaatcatgAAAATCACCCCTACTGCCTCAAACGAGTTCTAAAGTTCAAACCACTCCAGAAACCCAAGTCATCAACATACTGATGTGCCTTGAATTCAATCAGTGGATTTGGTTGCTATATTCTTTGTTGTATATCTAACAAGAGGGTTATCTTTTTATAATTTCACACTTTTCTCTATATTTGAATTGTAAATTTGAGTTGGGGTTTCAATAAGCGTGTAATTCACTTCAGGAGCTGTCATTCGGCTAAGAAAGGAGAGTGAGAGCTTGTAACCCTTATTTTTCACAAGTTAGTCAAAGGAACTCTCATCACCTGTGGATGTAAGCATAATTCAAACTGCGTAAATCTTATATTCTTgtgtgttctttttctttatttggatatgtcaattttgtttattttgcacaacaatcaGTAATTCTTCAGGAACTGGTCCGTAGAAGTTGAACCTCATAGAGTGAATGGAGGGAGGGGGTGCTTGATAGTTTTCCGCCTCCCATGATTCATGAGACACGAAAACAAGGGTGACCCCTCTTGGGGCCCTTAGAGAGCCACTACACGAACAAAAAGATAACTTTATATATAAAGTGCCTTGTAATAATCAAAACCTGTAGGCTCGTAAGGACACACATATGACACTTTAGATCAAATGATCCTACTCTTTTTCACAAGAAAACGGAGAATACCTAGTCAATCATAAGAACACGAATGGAGAACATGTTTTAATGTTCCCACCACCACTCATCACCATCATGAATTATGTGATCACAAAAgcattttaaagaaaacaatattgacaccatttttttaagaaagagaATATGATAAAGATATAGATTTGCAATggcaaaagaaaggaaattatATCTTCATTTCTGCTATATAAGCTTTGCGGATTTATACTAATGCATGGCAACTCCTAAACCAGGGcccattttacataaattagTATCGACAGATCAGGTCCCACACAAACTTAAAAGGGTGTTTacctgttgttgttgttgttgtttggcCGCAGCAATATCGATATAATATCAGAGAATTGAGGGCGCTTTGAAGGGATATTGTTCCAGCACTTTGTCATCAAAACTTTTAGAATTTGTGGGCAGTCCTTAGGGATATCTGGTCTAAGGCCACAAGCAGCAATCCCAACCGCTGCTTGCACAGGTGAAAACGCAGCATAAGCTGCCTCACCAGTCACCATCTCCCAAATTACCATCCCAAAACTGTATGCATTACTCATCCATGTCTCAGAAACACTCTCCGGGTCACCAGCTATTATCTGTTCTCAACccggaaaaagaaaaagaaagaaaaaagtaccatTTTCAGCTTTGCAATACTCGATGAATTGGAATATactaaaggaaaagaagaggcaAACTTTCATAAACAATCAAATATAGGTGAGTTGAAATGAACTCAAAGaacttaacaatttttttttttttttttttaagtgttccATAACTCCTGCAAATGTTGTAGTTCGAAATAAACaggaagccttttttttttttttttaagtgttccGTAACTCTTACAAATGTTGTAGTTCGAAATAAACAGGACGCGTCAAAAGATGTTAATGCAGGTACTGTCCAGAAAGGGATAATTAAGTTAAAGTTTCAATCTACACCTGTACCTTATCTTTCTTCCAAAATAAAGGACTAAGCCAGCTGtaaatatttggcacttatcagaaATTATCAGTCCTTAAATTGCTTCCAATGACATCAACAACACAATATTATGTAGCTAACAAAGTTAGGAAAAGGTGCTTACAAATTGTAATCTATTATTATTCTTctttggcttttgttttttgttgctttttttaagaaaacgaCTACTAACATTCGGACTAAAATCATGCCATAACCTAAAAAGCTCCATTATGTGGGCTCCACTAGTTGAAAGAAATGTCATGAAAGTCGCACTTTGGGATCAAGCTAATTTGTTTAGGGAATATACAGGAGTGCTTAGATAAAGTTAAACACAATATTGAAGTATAAAGCAAATACAATTATGAAGACATGTTAAGCATGCGTCAACTATGATGTTGAGACAAGTGACATAAAGTCTCTTTTAAAAAAGTGTAGAGTGGTCCTTAGAATCCAAGTCACATACAATGGATCTAAGTAATCTTTTCTTACGCAGTAAAATTTACATTCattcatcaaagaaaaaacatttttttttacaaaattcccAAAAAGTTTATTTAGGTAAAGTTGCATTACATATTTACGTTGGCAACTAGAGAAGATAGCATAAATATTTTACTGTAATAGTTTAACATATAGTTTTAATTCAAATCCAGTGTAAAAGTTATTTACCAAAAATCCATCACCAACTTGCAAACCACACTGTTAAAAATAGCAAGCAGAAAATCACAGGAAAACAATCAATGTGTGATCAAGGTTTCCTAACATGCATTTGGACTATTGGATGCCACTTGGAGGGATTTAAAGTAATTCCATCATAGCaaattataatacaaaaatCAGACAATTAAGTTTCTTGAAATCCTAAGGAGTATAGTGAAACGTGGTTTCAAATGCATACTTAGGAAAGCAATGATGGCATTTTATTTCCACAGCATTCAGCATTTGGAAACACAAACCCCACCCATGCATTTAATGGCTCAGTCGAGTTCTAGACTAAGTTATTTTAAATGCTTAGCGATACTGAGTGGAAGAATATCATTACAGGTCACCTGAAATGCTCCAACTAGTTATGCTATtgctttgaaaaagaaaatgtatcaATTTTACATACACATTTATATTGCTATGAATGATTTTTGGTAAATTGAAGCCAATGTCATAGGGAACAAACCTCTGGGGCTAGCCACCGATAACCATCAGTTTCATACTCCATGGCCTCACCAACACTATTACAAGCAGCAACTATACCCATGTCCCCCAAGCAAGCATTTCCATGCCGATCCAATAAAATCCTCTGCGTGTTGAGATCTCTGTATGCAACACCATGATCATTCATGAACTTAATCCCCTCCGCGATATCAACAGAAATTCTTATAATTTCCTTACTCTGAAGCTTCTTGCTCTTTAGCAATAAGTCATGAACTGATCCACCTTCCATCAACTTTGTCACGACACACAACCCATGAGTGTCATCGACACAAACACCATAGAATTGCAGAATGTTTCTATGCCCACAAGTCATGAGCTCCAACAGATCCTTTCTGAGCTCAAACTCGTAAGAATTCCCCTTGTCACAGCCCTTGAGCTTCTCAATTCCAACCCTTTTGCCCTTGTAAACTCCCTTAAATGAATTGGGTCCAGTCTGATCAATAAACTCAAGATTATCCGAGTTCAACAGCCATTTCCCAATCTCATCCCCACCTGACTGAATCGTCTGCCATTCATCAACCGATACTACAAAAGACGATGTGGGTAATGGCAACTGAAGCTGAATCTTAGTGCTCAAATTCTCAACCCCATTTCTATAACTTTGGTCACCCGGTTCTTCTTCAATCTCTCCGAAGTCTATCCCTTTGGTGCTCTCTTCCTGAcacccacaaaacccaaaagGGAGCTTCACTGCACTGGTTTTCGGCTTCTTTATAGCCGATTTAAGAGCATTTTCAATCCGGGTTTTGACCGATTTCTCTTGCCCAGCTTGAACCAGAAGGAGAACAACCCCAAGAGTGAACCCCTTTTTCTCAAAGATCTGAATCTTCTTGCAGCAAATGGAGGCGCTATCCAGTGCCCCCGACATTGCCGGCCACGAAATCGAAGAGTTACATGCAAATGTGAGCTTGAATACAGACCCTTGAACTTCATCATCTGACACTTCTTGAATCAACATCGCAGGGTGGTCATCCCCTGATGCCTCCTCTATCAACTTGATATGAAGGAACACTTCTTTCATATCAAATCCCGCTTGAGCATAACTGTTAAGAGTCAGTTTAACCAAAATCgtacttaataaataaataagaaaatgtgAGAAAACTATTTAGAATCAATTCTCTGTAACCTAAATGCTCTGTTTGGCTCCTGAGAGTTTCGATTTCAATGACacgaaaagaaacaaaacccatTTCTCCACTTAACTTAACAAGATCAAGATTATATACTCCGTTTAGTTCAGGACAgtttttcattctttgtttgtctttcattttcctatactttctcagcaaccaaacagagttCAAGCTTCAGCAACTACTCCAAACCTGAGCGGCAACGAATCGTAATGCCTGCGAATGTTGGAGACGAGCTTCTCCGGGAGCTGGCTACCGGGGTAGAGCTGAGTGAGGTTTCTTACGACGCTGCCCCACACGACCTTTCTAGTGGACTGAGACTCGATCTTTAGCGACGAAGACGACGAGGACGAGGACGAGGAGGGAGGTGGAAGGTCACGTGCCGAGTCGAGATTCAGCGAGTTCTTCAGCGAGGCGAGCGCCTCGGACACGTTCCGGCTCAGCCTCTGTAGGCGCTTCTGCATCGCCGAAGACTCCTTCGCTCCGGTCCCGGCTGCTGCAGCCCCGACAGAGCCCCCCGGAGGCGAGCCCTCCGATCTGTCCTGCGTCCTCATCAGCACCTGCTCCACCATGTCCTCGTCCGTACTGGCTCGGCTCGACCAACACTCCAGCGCCGCAGCCATTGCTCGCTTCCTCAAACGCAAACCAAATGTCGCGCTCACACGGCCGAAGAGCTCACCTCAAGCGACACTCAGATTTCTTAGTCTTCACCATAATGTTTTTTCTTCTGACAGGAAAATGTGAAAGACCGAGAGGGAAGGGTGGTGGTAGTAGTTTGTTTGTTTAGGAAGGTGAGCTAGCGAGAGGGTAGCatgtaaatactaaatacccccagCAGTGGGGTCCACTGGCCCGggtttttatcatttgatactTCACCGCCTGGATTATCTGTTAATTTCACAACGTTTAAAGGAGAGTAACACTTCGAATTTGGTGATGTGAATATTGACTCCATTATTGATTTCTTAGGGTAATTACAGTTTTTACTACgcaatttttacaaatttgtcAAATTTGCATGACAGTCGACGTGACACTCATGATATGAATCACTAAATATCAAAATTTCTCGTCGTTGAAAATCTTAATAATTTCTTTCGCTCGTGCAGTTGAGAAAGACTATGACTCTGTGAGAAGCTCTTGATGGGCCTCTTGTCACGCTCCTATAATTTTATGTACTTCATGTTAAGGATTATAAGTgtacttattatatttttaaactgATGTGATAATTCACGTAATATTCATTATATTGGGCACTAAAATGTTGACTATTACATTACactcattttataaaatatgaactatcatataatttttcttcccacaaaagtttttctctaaatttgttgaaataaattattttaattcagTCTCTTAAATTCTCTATTAATTCTTATTGGGCAGTCTTATATATCATTaacttttatcttattattataaTGATACGACGGGGTCTagtaattattgaatttaaaaaataaaaacaaaagctaATTCATGATGACTATTACTTTtccttacttaaaaaaaaaatattgcattaCGCTTCTTTATATTGATTATGACCGaatcaatataataaaataagaaaaatgatttgtattaattttttttcatatttttcaatattatttaataaattaattattaaatttgtaaacttatAAACTTCACATAAGTGaacctcacaaatctaatgattattaatttattaaatttaaaagagaatacaagaaaattattaataaaatattaagatcaattatttatcataaaataaatctacTTACAAGGAGACGACGAAAGTAGAAAATGTTCACAAAAGAGCTATCCATGTCTCCACTCTACAGAGTACGAAGAGGCCCAAGAGGGTGTGGGACATGGGCCCGGGTACATGGACGTGGGTCCAGATGTTAGTTCGCGGTCTGCCATGTGACTCCAATTTGGAAAAAACCAATCGGCCTTGACTCTTGACGGGGGAAATCAGGGCCGTTGATTGGGGGAAGGATATATTTGGGACTTATATGCGGTTGGTTTCTTATGAGTGGGTCCGCTGATTGAAAATCTCGTTCTCATCAGAACACCATCTCTTCAAACTTAACGGATTGTCGTCATTCGATTACAAAGCGGGACCTCGTGCGGATTTAGCCGGATTCTGTATGAATTATTTTTACTGTAAATatcttattttcttgtattttcttgttagatttatatgatataaactggattgatttttttttccatgaagTACATAATATAAATGATAAAACCAAATTTAATATTTacctttttagatttttaattttgataattaaatccTTAAATTATAACTTGGGTTCAAATAAGTCTCTCTATTAATTTATcatcctattatttttttattttgtttttctaattgaaaaatTGTATGCTAGggagactaattatggctattTTATTTgagcgtgaccatagtagcacctacctATTGGGAGCCGCACAGAAGGAGCCTAAACAGTGAAAACATCAGACGGCGGGCACTCTCTCAAGTCCGACTGAGACATAACTTGACTCAACTCCATAAAGGCATCAATGAGAATAAATGTGGCAAATATTAATCAGGCATATGTGAGAATTCTTTATTGCGGAGTTTCGAACCCACGCCTAGTACATACCTAATCACtttggaaaaaaatttgagtCATTAAACCACCACCCTTGACGGTAATTTATCATGTCATTAATTAACGGCATTAGCCACCTTCTTCCTCTTGTATGACAGTCTACAATCCCCATCACACCtctttttttgccttaagacttttttttttttttttgaagtttatatatttctttcaaattaccatttaaattaaattctttttaaaaaaaaaaaaaaaactaacaaaaattgCTGTGTGGTCCTTGTGCAGTTGATTGCATCATAATTGTAGTGGTTGTTTGGGTTGATAAAAAAACTCTGGTCCTGCCTCAACCGCTCACTTTTCTCCCCAAAACAATGAAAAGGATTCCTCCATAAAAGCACAGTAAGGGCTAGCTTTTGGTGTCCATGATGTATGTGTCCCTACTAAGCCTTTCACCATCAACATGAGATTCAACACCATCCCAAGGTTACCTCCAAATTTGCATAATGCATCACCCACAGGCCCAATCCTGTGTTGCAACTTTCATACATGGTCCAATAACCCCATCTGGCATATATAGCCATGTTACTTTTGATCAtatactttatatatttttcaaatcttttacaTAAATTTGGatttatagaaaaaagaaaggaagacaGCTAGTCCATGAAATGTATAGACATTAGACAATACAAAATCAAGCACAATGATAAGTTATAATCCATTAAAAACTACTATATGCTTCATTTAGGTGAATGATTTTAGCAATTAAAGATAAATTATTAGATGCTCAATGAATCCTTTAACCTAATTGTAATCAATTTTAGCAATTAAACTTCTATAAATATGTATAGAAGTTTACGAATTTTATCCATAATTTAAAgggtaatgttatatactacatcACTATCTCGCTAAGTGGATATGGCACCACCAATGCACCCTTAGAATCAACCAttgtcaataataataataataataaattgacaaTATCACATGAACATGATAAgataatagtaaaaataataatataatatataaaattattctaatttaaaataacttattattGAGATGTGTCACATCAACACAACAATAAGTCgataacaataattttttgaaactatTTAGATAactaaccaaaaataatgatgtCTCCTGAAATTATTTGTtgcattaataaattaaaataggGTGCAGGCCCAAGTGCCCAAATAAGTCCCCACTCACTTACGTACCTCCCCTCAAGGAGGAAGCTAAGCATTTGGGGCCCTACCACGCTCATTTCATGATACTAATATAATAAGGTCTAGTTGTCTTTAGATCGGTCATTtgttaaaaaagtaaaaataaatgcaATGATTAATAAACATTGCCACATCAACTTTGTAAAATGTTTGTGTACCATGTAATATTACTGTTTCAAAAAACTTGTGTTATGTTTTCCCAATTTATAAGAACATCACGTGCAATTTGCATGTtagttatctttttttcttttaaaaaaatatatatattttacttcttAAACTATTCattcatttgcatttttaaccacaatgtttaaaaaatgacactttacCCCTAAAGTATCCGACATTGACACTTGACT from Corylus avellana chromosome ca10, CavTom2PMs-1.0 includes:
- the LOC132164792 gene encoding uncharacterized protein LOC132164792 isoform X1, with amino-acid sequence MAAALECWSSRASTDEDMVEQVLMRTQDRSEGSPPGGSVGAAAAGTGAKESSAMQKRLQRLSRNVSEALASLKNSLNLDSARDLPPPSSSSSSSSSSLKIESQSTRKVVWGSVVRNLTQLYPGSQLPEKLVSNIRRHYDSLPLSYAQAGFDMKEVFLHIKLIEEASGDDHPAMLIQEVSDDEVQGSVFKLTFACNSSISWPAMSGALDSASICCKKIQIFEKKGFTLGVVLLLVQAGQEKSVKTRIENALKSAIKKPKTSAVKLPFGFCGCQEESTKGIDFGEIEEEPGDQSYRNGVENLSTKIQLQLPLPTSSFVVSVDEWQTIQSGGDEIGKWLLNSDNLEFIDQTGPNSFKGVYKGKRVGIEKLKGCDKGNSYEFELRKDLLELMTCGHRNILQFYGVCVDDTHGLCVVTKLMEGGSVHDLLLKSKKLQSKEIIRISVDIAEGIKFMNDHGVAYRDLNTQRILLDRHGNACLGDMGIVAACNSVGEAMEYETDGYRWLAPEIIAGDPESVSETWMSNAYSFGMVIWEMVTGEAAYAAFSPVQAAVGIAACGLRPDIPKDCPQILKVLMTKCWNNIPSKRPQFSDIISILLRPNNNNNNSQMNTLDGTRKPMNRQWEKQEQYRWTIWA
- the LOC132164792 gene encoding uncharacterized protein LOC132164792 isoform X3 codes for the protein MAAALECWSSRASTDEDMVEQVLMRTQDRSEGSPPGGSVGAAAAGTGAKESSAMQKRLQRLSRNVSEALASLKNSLNLDSARDLPPPSSSSSSSSSSLKIESQSTRKVVWGSVVRNLTQLYPGSQLPEKLVSNIRRHYDSLPLSYAQAGFDMKEVFLHIKLIEEASGDDHPAMLIQEVSDDEVQGSVFKLTFACNSSISWPAMSGALDSASICCKKIQIFEKKGFTLGVVLLLVQAGQEKSVKTRIENALKSAIKKPKTSAVKLPFGFCGCQEESTKGIDFGEIEEEPGDQSYRNGVENLSTKIQLQLPLPTSSFVVSVDEWQTIQSGGDEIGKWLLNSDNLEFIDQTGPNSFKGVYKGKRVGIEKLKGCDKGNSYEFELRKDLLELMTCGHRNILQFYGVCVDDTHGLCVVTKLMEGGSVHDLLLKSKKLQSKEIIRISVDIAEGIKFMNDHGVAYRDLNTQRILLDRHGNACLGDMGIVAACNSVGEAMEYETDGYRWLAPEIIAGDPESVSETWMSNAYSFGMVIWEMVTGEAAYAAFSPVQAAVGIAACGLRPDIPKDCPQILKVLMTKCWNNIPSKRPQFSDIISILLRPNNNNNNRKESHEQFISGQA
- the LOC132164792 gene encoding uncharacterized protein LOC132164792 isoform X2; protein product: MAAALECWSSRASTDEDMVEQVLMRTQDRSEGSPPGGSVGAAAAGTGAKESSAMQKRLQRLSRNVSEALASLKNSLNLDSARDLPPPSSSSSSSSSSLKIESQSTRKVVWGSVVRNLTQLYPGSQLPEKLVSNIRRHYDSLPLSYAQAGFDMKEVFLHIKLIEEASGDDHPAMLIQEVSDDEVQGSVFKLTFACNSSISWPAMSGALDSASICCKKIQIFEKKGFTLGVVLLLVQAGQEKSVKTRIENALKSAIKKPKTSAVKLPFGFCGCQEESTKGIDFGEIEEEPGDQSYRNGVENLSTKIQLQLPLPTSSFVVSVDEWQTIQSGGDEIGKWLLNSDNLEFIDQTGPNSFKGVYKGKRVGIEKLKGCDKGNSYEFELRKDLLELMTCGHRNILQFYGVCVDDTHGLCVVTKLMEGGSVHDLLLKSKKLQSKEIIRISVDIAEGIKFMNDHGVAYRDLNTQRILLDRHGNACLGDMGIVAACNSVGEAMEYETDGYRWLAPEIIAGDPESVSETWMSNAYSFGMVIWEMVTGEAAYAAFSPVQAAVGIAACGLRPDIPKDCPQILKVLMTKCWNNIPSKRPQFSDIISILLRPNNNNNNRRKESHEQFISGQA